The Bradyrhizobium betae genomic interval GACGAAGCTGCCGAACGTGACGCTGTCGGCCCATTCCGCCTTCCGCACGCCGGAAGCCAGTGAGAACCTGATTGAAGCGGCATGGATCCACTGCCGCAGGATCGTGAAAGGATAAGAGCAACAACAATGGCCGACTATCGCACCATCAAGGCTGAGCCGCTCACCAACGCCATCCGCGCCATCGTCAAGGCCGGCGGCTCCTCGGACCGCGAAGCCGAACTCGTGTCCACCAATCTGGTGGAAGCAAATCTCAAGGGGCACGACTCGCACGGCGTCGGCATGATCCCGCGCTACGTCCAGAGCGTCACCAACGGCGGCCTCGCCGTGAACGCGCACGTCAAGACCGTGCTCGACACCGGTCCGCTTCTCACCCTCGACGGCCTCACCGGCTACGGCCAGGTGATCGGCCATGAAGCGATGGAGCTGGCGGCAGAGCGCGCCAAGCAGAATGGCGTGTGTCTCGTCGGTCTCTCCAATTCGCATCACATCGGCCGCATCGGCCACTGGGCCGAGCAGTGCATCGACCACGGGCTGGTCTCGATCCACTTCGTCAACGTGATCTCGCGCCCGATCGTGGCGCCCTGGGGCGGCAGCGATGCGCGCCACGGCACCAACCCGTTCTGCGTCGGCATCCCGCGCAAGGGCAAGGACCCGATCGTGCTCGACTTCGCCACCAGCAGGATCGCGCAGGGCAAGACCCGCGTCGCCCACAACAAGGGCGTCGAGCTGGAGCCCGGCACCATCATCGACAACGAGGGCAAGCCGACCAACAATCCGCGCTACACCGTGATCCCGCCGCACGGCGCCATCCTGCCGTTCGGCGAGCACAAGGGTTCGGGGCTGGCGCTGGTGTGCGAAATCCTCGGCGGCGCGCTCTCCGGCGGGCAGGTGGTCAAGGGCCCGTCCGACGGCAAGCATAACGTCCTCAACGGCATGCTCTCGATCGTCATCGACCCGGACAAGCTCGGCACCGGTGAAAACCTCGCGCGCGAGGTCGAGAGCTTCGTCGCCTGGCACACCGGCTCGCCGCCCGCCGCCGGCGTCGACAAGGTCAAGATCGCCGGCGAGCCCGAGCGCGAGACCAAGAAGAAGCGGCTTGCCGAAGGCATTCCGGTCGATCCGACCACCTGGCAGGAAATTCTGGAGGCCGGGAAGAAGTTCGGGCTGGATCAGGCGGCGATCGAGAAGATCGCGGGCTGATCTTCCCTTCTCCCCTTGTGGGAGAAGATGGCGCGAAGCGCCGGATGAGGGGTTCGCTCCGCAGGCGAAAAACTTGCGGATGAGAAGCCTGTCTCCGCGGAAAGAAACCCCTCACCCGTCTTCGATGCTTCGCATCGAAGCCACCCTCTCCCACAAGGGGAGAGGGTAGGCGGCAGACTAATCCACCATCTCCGCAACCGCCTTGCCGCAAGCCGTCGTGTCGGCGTTACCGCCGAGGTCCTTCGTCCGGAGCGTGCGTTCGGCGAGCGTGCGCTCGATCGCGTCCACGATCGATTTGCCGGCGACCTTCTCGCCGAGATGCTCAAGCATCATCGCGCCCGACCAGATCGCACCGATCGGGTTGGCGATGCCCTGCCCCGCGATGTCGGGCGCCGAGCCGTGCACCGGCTCGAACACCGACGGGAAATCGCCTTCGGGGTTGATGTTGCCGGAGGGCGCGATACCGATGGTGCCGGTGCAGGCCGGGCCGAGATCGGAGAGGATATCGCCGAACAGGTTCGAGCCGACCACGACGTCGAACCAGTCCGGATGCAGCACGAAGTTCGCGGTCAAGATGTCGATGTGGTACTTGTCCCACTTCACGCCTGGATACTTCTTCGCCATCGCCTCCACGCGCTCGTCCCAATAGGGCATGGTGATGGAGATGCCGTTCGACTTGGTCGCCGACGTCAAATGCTTCTTCGGCCGCGACTGCGCGAGCTCGAAGGCGAACTTCAGGATGCGGTCGACACCCACGCGGGTCATCACGGTCTGCTGGGTGACGAACTCACGGTCGGTGTCGGGGAACATGCGGCCGCCGACGGACGAGTACTCGCCTTCGGTGTTCTCGCGCACCACCCAGAAGTCGATGTCACCGGGCTTGCGGCCCGCCAGCGGCGACGGCACGCCGGGCATCAGCCGCACCGGGCGCAAATTCACATACTGATCGAACTCGCGGCGGAATTTGATCAGCGAGCCCCACAGCGAGACATGGTCGGGAATTTTCGCCGGCCAGCCGACCGCGCCGAAATAGATCGCATCGTGCTTGCCGATCTTCTCCTTCCAGTCGTCCGGCATCATCTGGCCGTGCTTCTCGTAATAGTCCCAGGACGAGAAGTCGAAATGGTCGAAGTGCAGGGAGACCCCATGCTTCTTGGCCGCCGCCTCCAAAACGCGCAGGCCTTCCGGCATCACTTCCTTGCCGATGCCGTCGCCGGGAATGACTGCGATCCGGTATTGTTTCTTGCTCATCGAGAACGTCCCTGGTTGGTCGGCAGCAGCCGCCTTTTTGACCGCAATGCAATGGACCAAAGTCGCCGACGGTGCAACGCTGCACTGCAATGTTGACCGTGGCGCGGCCGAACGCCTACTGATTTCATCCTGTCCCCACCAAGCGAGTACCCCTCATGGATCTGCATCTGCGTGGCAAGCGCGTCCTGATCACGGGCGCGTCCAAGGGCATTGGCGCGGCCGCTGCTGAGGCGTTCGCCGAGGAAGGCGCTCATCTGCTGCTTGCCGCCCGCAGCGGCGACGCGCTCAAGGCGCTGGCCGACCGCCTGCGCTCGGCGCACCAGATCGACGCCGCGACGAGCGTCGTGGACTTGCGCAAGCCCGAGGACGTGGCGCGGCTCGCCAGGGAGGCCGCCGACATCGACGTGCTCGTCAACAACGCCGGCGACATCCCCGGCGGCTCCATCGACAAGATCGACGAGGAGGCCTGGCGGCACGCCTGGGAATTGAAAGTGTTCGGCTACATCAACCTCACGCGGCATATCTACGCGCAGATGAAGGCGAAGGGCGGCGGCGTGATCGTCAACGACATCGGCGCAGCCGGCGAGAAATTCGACGCCAACTACATCTGCGGCAGCGCCGGCAACGCCGCGCTGATGGCGTTCACCCGCGCCCTCGGCGGCAAGAGCCTGGCCGACAACATCCGCGTGGTCGGCATCAATCCCGGCCCTGTCGGCACCGACCGCCACGTTACCCTGCTCAAGACCCGGGCAAAAAATCAGTTCGGCGACGAGAGCCGTTACAAGGAATTCCAGAAGGGCCTGCCGCTCGGCCGGCCCGCGCATGCGCGCGAGATCGGCGACCTGATGGCGTTCCTCGCGTCGGATCGCGCCGGCTATACGTCCGGGGTCATCTATACGGTGGATGGCGGCATCAGCGCCGGCTGGGGTTAGGTTTCACCGTCATTGCGAGCGCAGCAAAACAATCCGGAAATGCCCCCCGGGGCGACAGATTGCTTCGCTGCGCTCGCAATGACGACACAATAAGCACAGGAGTAAGATAGTTGTCTCAAGACCTGATCCGCGAAACGGCCTGCACCGTCGTCGACAAGCTGCGCTCCGGCGACGTCTCGCCGCTCGAGCTCCTGGATGCGCTGGAGAAGCGCATCGGTGAGGTCGACGGCAAGGTCAACGCGCTGCCGACGCTGTGCTTCGATCGCGCGCGGGATAGCGCCAAGGCATTGATGCAGAAACCGGCCGGCGCACGCGGGCTGCTTGCAGGCCTGCCGCTGCCGATCAAGGACCTGACCGACGTTGCGGGCGTACTGACCACACAGGGCTCTCCGATCTTCAAGGACAGCATCGCTTCGAAGTCGGACATCGTGGTCGAGAACCTCGAGGCCAACGGCGCGATCGTCTACGCCAAATCCAACACGCCGGAATTCGGCGCCGGCGCCAACACCTTCAACGAGGTGTTCGGCGCGACACTCAATCCCTGGGATACGACGAAATCCGCGGCGGGCTCCTCCGGCGGCGCAGCGGTGGCGCTGGCCACCGGTATGGCCTGGCTCGCGCAGGGCTCCGACATGGGCGGCAGCCTGCGCAGCCCGGCGGCCTTCTGCGGCATCGCCGGCATGCGGCCGAGCATCGGCCGCGTCGCGCATACGCCCAAATCGGCCGTCGACCGCAATCTCGGCGTCCTCGGCCCGATGGCGCGCAACGTCGAGGATCTCGCGCTGCTGCTGGATGCCATGAGCGGCGACTACGCGGCCGATCCGCTGTCGCTGCCGGCGCCGGCGACCTCGTTCCTGTCGGCGGCGCGCTCGGGGAAGAGGCCGAAGCGCATCGCCTATTCGCCCGATCTCGGCATCACGCCTGTCGATCCCGAGGTCAAGGCGATCACGCGCAAGGCTGCCGAACGCTTCGCCGAGGCCGGCGCCATCGTCGAGGAGGCGCACCCGGACTGGCGCGAGGCGCATGAGTGCTTCCACGTACTGCGTGCCTTCGATTTCGCGATCACCAAGGCCAATCTGCTGCGGACAAAACGCGATCTGCTCAAGCCCGAGGTGATCTGGAACATCGAAGAAGGCCTCAAGCTCACCGTCGAGCAGCTCGCGCGCGCCGAAGCCCAGCGCGTCGATATGACCGCCCGCGCGGTCGAGTTCTTCAAGACCTACGATCTGCTGCTGGTGCCGACGACGATCGTGCCACCCTTCCCGATCGAGCACCGCTACGTCGCCGAATGCGCCGGCAAGCGGTTCGACAATTACGTCGAATGGCTCGGCATCGTCTACGCCATCACGCTGGCCTGCTGCCCGGCGCTGTCGCTGCCCTGCGGCTTCACGGCGTCGGGCCTGCCGGTCGGCATGCAGGTGGTCGGCGCGCCGCGCGCGGATGCACAGGTCATCGCCGGTGCGAAGGTGCTGGAGGATATTCTGGGCGTGCGCGGGACGACGCCGATCGATCCGCGGGTGAAGAAATAAAGAAAGCTGCTCGCCGTACGTGCGGTGCGCTCCCTCGCCCCGCTCTTGCGGGGAGAGGGTTGGGGTGAGGGGCCTGCTTCCGCAAATGCGGTGCGAGTGCGACTCGCGGAGACTCCCCCTCACCCGCCACGCTTCGCGTGTCGGCCTCTCCCCGCATGCGGGGAGAGGCGAAGAGCCTCACCTTCCGCCCGTCGCTTCCAGACTCCGGCTATAGCGCGACATCGCAAAGCAAAACACGAAATAGATCGCGGCGACGAAGATGTAGACCTCGACCGAGAATTGCTGCCAGCCGGGATCGATGATCGCGGTCTTGGCCGTCGTCAGCAGGTCGAAGATGCCGATGATCAGCACGAGGCTGGTGTCCTTGAAGAAGGCGATGAAGGTGTTGACCAGTGGCGGAATGACGTGGCGGATCGCCTGCGGCAGGACGATCAGCCGGTGCTTGCGCCAGTAAGACAGCCCCAGCGCGTCGGCGGCCTCATATTGCCCGCGCGGCACGGCCTGGAGCCCACCGCGGATGACTTCCGCCAGATAAGCCCCCGCGAACAAGATGATCGCGATCTGCGCACGCAGGAGCTTGTCGATGTTGAAGCCGTTGGGCATGAACAGCGGAAACATCACGCTCGCCATGAACAGCAGGCTCACCAGCGGCACGCCGCGGATCAACTCGACATAGAGCACGCTGAGCGAGCGGATTGCCGGCAATGTCGAGCGCCGGCCGAGCGCAACGAGGATGCCGAGCGGGAATCCGAACGCCAATCCGAACGTCGCCAGGATCAGCGTCACCGGCAATCCGCCCCAACGGTCCTGCGAGACGAAGCTCAGCCCGAACACGCCGCCCCACATCAACACGCTGATCAGTGCCAGCGCGCCGATCCAGAGATAGGCCAGCTCGCGCCGCCACAAGGCGCGTCGCGTTGAGACGTAGAACAGCGTGATGAAGACCAGCACCGACAGCGCCGGCCGCCATTGCTCGTCGAACGGATAGGTGCCGAACAGAATGAAGCGATATTTTTCGGGGATGATCGCCCAGCAGGCGCCGACGCCGCGGACGGCACGGCAGGCGCTGGAATCATTGGCCGGCGTCAGCCAGACCGCGTTGGCGATGCCCCACTGAACGAAACTGAAGATGCCTTTGCCAAGCACCGCCAGCAGCACCACCGAGAGGATGCCGTTCGGGATCGACGAGAACAGATTGGTGCGGAGCCAGCGCAGCACCGGATTGCCGATCTGGGGACGGCGGGCCGCGCGCGGTGCGTCCGGAATGTCGGCGATCGCGGTCATGATCAGCGCTCCACCAGCGCGATGCGCGAATTGTACCAGTTCATGAAGAAGCTGATCGAGAGACTGATGGTCAGGAACACCGCCATGATGAGCGCGATCGCCTCGATCGCCTGACCGGTCTGGTTCAGCGTGGTGTTGGCGATCGAGACCACGTCCTGGTAGCCGATCGCGACCGCGAGCGACGAGTTCTTGGTCAGGTTGAGATACTGGCTCGTCATCGGCGGCACGATGACGCGGAGCGCCTGCGGCAGGATGATCTGCCGCAGCATGAAGCTGCGGCGCAGGCCGAGCGCATTGGCCGCGTCCCATTGCCCGCGCGGCACCGACTGAATGCCGCTGCGCACGATCTCGGCGATGAACGCCGACGTATAGGTTACGAGCGCGATCACCAGCGCGAAATATTCCGGAGCGAGCGTCAGGCCGCCGACGAAATTGAAGCCGCGCAACGCAGGCCACTCGATCGTCCAGGACACGCCGAGCAGCACGGACACCAGTGCCGGCAGCGCGACGATCAAGCCAATGGCAAATGGCCAGGCCGGCCGTGGCTTGCCGTCGCGCATCTGCTGCGCGATCTGCCAGCGCCGGATGAGATAGAACACGGCAAGCCCGAGCACCGCCGTGCCCAGCACCCAAAGCTGCGGCGAGCCAACCGGAATCGCGGGCAGGATCAGGCCGCGATTTGACAGGAATACGCCCTCGAAAGGTCGCCACGCCGCACGCGCGGCCGGTAGCGCCTGCATCAGCACGTACCAGAACAGCAGCTGGAGCAGCAGCGGGATGTCGCGGAGCGTTTCGACATAGACCGCGGCAAGGCGCGACAACAGCCAATTGGCGGACAGGCGCGAAATGCCGACCAGCGTGCCGAGGACGGTTGCGAGCACGATGCCAATCACCGCGACGCGCAACGTATTGGCGACGCCGACGGCGAAAGCCCAGAGGTAGCTGTCCCTCGGATTGTAGGAGAGCAGGCTGTCGGCGATCGGCATGCCGGCTTCGCGGCCGAGAAAGGCAAACCCAGTCGTGATGCGGCGGGCCGAGAGGTTGGTGACGGTGTTGGACCAGAGGAAGGCGATGACCGCGACCGCGATCCCGACCACCAGCACCTGCCAGAACAGGCCCTTCAGCGCGTTCGGCCCGAGCGCGTCGGAGAGGCGACGGCGCGGCGGCGGCCTGGGATCATCCGATGTCACAGCACAAAAATCCTTCTCGACAACAGCGATTTCCGGCGGCGCACGTCAACTGTTGCACCAAATATTATTCCATGCAACAAATGTTTCATGGTCGAGCCCGCGAAATCCTCGCCGCTGAGCGAACTGCGCATTGCGCTGCCGTCGCTCCCCCTGCGCTTGCAGGAGGTCGGCCGTTTCGTCGCCGCCAATGATTACGACGCTACAACCCGTTCGATGCGCGATCTCGCCGCCGTCGCCGGCGCCGATCCCGCCGCCTTCACGCGACTGGCGAAGGCGATCGGCTATTCCGGCTGGGACGAATTGCGCGCCGCGCTGACCGAGGCACGACGGCCATCGCAAATCTCCCCCTTCTCCGGCCGCGCCAAGAACCGCCGCAACGGGCCACACGCCGATGTCGCGCTCGTCACCGACAAGCTCGCGGCCGAAGCCGCCGGACTTCCGCGCATCCCGGCCCAGCCGATCGCGGAAGCCGCACGCGCGCTGCACGACGCCAAACGGATCTGGATCACCGGCTATCGAAGCTGCCGCAGCGTCGCGGAACTGCTGAACTACGAACTGCGGCTGTTCCGCCCCGAACAGGTGCAGCTCGTCGGCGCGTCCGGTCCTGACGATCTCGACCTCGGTGCCTTCAGGCCCGGCGAAGCCGTCATCGTCATCGGCTTCCTGCCTTACACGCATGCGAGCGTCCGGGTCGCACAAGCCGCCTATCGCGCCGGCGCCACGCTGATCGCGATCGCCGACAGCCTCTCGGCGCCGATGGCCGAAGGTGCCGACCACGTGCTGCTGTTCGAAGCGGACTCCTCCCCCGGCTTCTTTCCAAGTCTCACCGGCGCCATTGCGATCGCGCAGTCGCTGGCCGCGGTGACGTTCTCGCTCGGCGGCATCGCCGCAAAGAAGCGCCTGGAGAATACCGAGGCGCGGCTCGCCGCAGCCTCCACCTATATCTCAGAGAAAGGTTGACCCCATGGCCGCTCGCACCAGCCGCGTGCTGCACCGCTCCTTGCGTGAGACGCCGCCCAAGGCGATCGGCGGCGAAGGAATCTATCTCCTCGCCGAGGACGGCCGGCGTGTGATCGACGCCTCCGGCGGCGCGGCGGTCTCCTGCCTCGGCCATCAGCATCCGCGCGTGATCGCGGCGATGGCGAAGCAGGCCTCGACACTGGCCTATGCGCACACCGCCTTCTTTTCGTCCGAGCCGGCCGAGGCGCTGGCCGAACGGCTCGTCGGGCACGAGCCCGGCGGTCTCGCTTATGCCTATTTCGTCAGCGGCGGATCGGAGGCGATCGAAGCCAGCATCAAGCTCGCGCGACAATATTTCATCGAGCGCGGCGAGCCGCAGCGGCAGCACTTCATCGCCCGGCGGCAGAGCTATCACGGCAACACGCTCGGCGCGCTCGCCGCCGGCGGCAATGCCTGGCGCCGCGCGCCCTATGCACCGCTGCTCTCGACCGCCTTCAGCCACGTGACGCCGGCCTTTGCCTACCATGAGAAGCACGAGGGCGAGTCGGACGCGCAGTTCGTGGCGCGGCTCGCGGCCGAGCTCGAAGCCGAGTTTCAGCGGCTTGGCCCTGATACCGTCGCGGCGTTCCTCGCCGAGCCTGTGGTCGGCGCCACCGCCGGCGCGGTGACGGCGCCAGAGGGCTATTTCAAGGCGGTGCGCGAGATCTGCGACCGGCACGGTGCACTGCTCATCCTCGACGAAGTCATGTGCGGCATGGGGCGTACCGGCACGACGCACGCCTGGGAACAGGAAGGCGTTGCCCCGGATATTCAGGCGATCGCAAAAGGGCTCGGCGGCGGCTACCAGCCGATCGGCGCGATGCTCGCGAGCGGCAAGATCATCGACACCATCCGCGCCGGCTCGGGCGCGTTCCAGCACGGCCACACTTATCTCGCACATCCCCTCGCCTGCGCGGCCGCACTCGCGGTGCAGGATGTGATCCGCGACGACGGCCTGCTCGATCGCGTCAAGGAGCGCGGCAAGCAGCTCGAACAACGACTGACCGAACGCTTCGGCAACCACCGCCACGTCGGCGACATCAGGGGCCGCGGGCTGTTCTGGGCGATCGAGCTCGTCGCCGATCGCGCCAGCCGCACCTCGTTCGATCCGGCGCTCAAGCTGAACCAGAAGATCAAGGCGGAAGCGTTCACGAGCGGGCTCGGTTGCTATCCCGGCGGCGGCACCGTCGACGGCGTGCGTGGCGACCACGTGCTGCTGGCGCCGCCTTATATCGTCTCCACTGAGGAGATCGACCTGATCGTCGACAAGCTCGGCACGGCGGTCGACAATGTGTTGCGTAGTGTCAATCACTGAGGGGAGTCCAGTATGATGAGGAAAGTGGTTATCGCGGCAGGCGTGTTCGCCGCATCGACGGTTGCAGCGTCGGCGGCGACGCTCGACACGGTCAAGAGCCGCGGCACGCTGGTGTGCGGCGTCAGCGCCGGCTTTGCCGGCTTCTCGGCGCCGGACTCGCAAGGCAACTACAAGGGACTCGACGTTGACTATTGCCGCGCACTCGCAGCCGGCGTGCTCGGCGATGCGACGAAAGTGAAGTACGTCTCGCTGACCGCGCAGAACCGCTTCACCGCGCTGCAGTCCGGCGAGATCGACGTGCTCTACCGCAACTCGACACAGACTTATCTGCGCGGTGTCACGCTGGGCCTGCGGCAGGGTCCGGTGAACTTCTACGACGGCCAGGGCTTTGTCGTGAAGAAGGACCTCGGCGTGAAGGAGATCAAGGATCTCAAGGGAGCCACCGTCTGCGTCGCGCAGGGCACCACGCATGAAGTCACCCTCGGCGACTACGGCCGCGCCAACGGTATCGACTGGAAGCCGCTGGTGTTCGACCGCATCGACACCATGTATCAGACCTTCTTCGGCGGCCGCTGTGACGCCATGACCCAGGACGCCTCCGCGCTCGCCGGTGCCGTGACGACGGCTGCGCCGAACGCGGCGGACTATGTCGTGCTGCCGCAGACCATCAGCAAGGAGCCGCTCGGTCCCTTCACCCGCAACGGTGACGAAGTCTGGAGCGATATCATCACCTGGCTGCATTACGGCTTGATCGAAGCCGAAGAGCTCGGCGTCACCCAGGCCAATGTCGACGAGATGGCAAAGTCGCAGACGCCGGCGATCCAGCGGCTGCTCGGGGCCTCCGGCGATCTCGGCTCGCGGCTGGGGCTCGACAACAAATGGCTGGTGACGGCGATCAAGGCGACCGGCAATTACGGCGAGATCTTCGAGCGCAATGTCGGCAAGGCGAGCCCGCTCAAGCTCGAGCGCGGCCTCAACGGCCTCTGGAGCAAGGGCGGCTTGATGTACGCGGTGCCGTTCAAGTAAGGAGTTCACCTCTCCCCGCCTGCGGGGAGAGGTAGGATTGCGCAGCAATCCGGGTGAGGGGAATTCTCCACGAGTCCAACTCTCACCGTCCTCGCGGAGACTCCCCCTCACCCCAACCCTCTCCCCGCAAGCGGGGCGAGGGAGAAGAAGCAGCTAACGAATGCGCATCGCCCTGATCCACGCTCTCAAGCACTCCATCGCCCCGATCGAGGCGGCGTTCGCGACCGCGTGGCCGGAGGCGCGGCTGATGAACCTGCTCGACGACAGCCTGTCGGCTGATCTGGCGCGTGACGGCGCGCTCAACGACGCCATGACCGAGCGCTTCCTCGCGCTCGGCGATTATGCGGCGGCGACCGGTGCGGATGGGATCCTGTTCACCTGCTCGGCCTTCGGCCCCTGCATCGAGGCCGTCGCGCGCAGACACACGCCGATGCCGGTGCTCAAGCCGAACGAGGCCATGATCGAGCGTGCCGTGACGATGGGCAAGAGAATCGGCCTGCTCTCGACGTTCCCGCCGACGCTGGCCTCGATGCCGCCGGAGTTTCCCGCCTCGGTCCAAATCGTGCCGAAACTTGCCGAGGGCGCCTTGGCCGCACTCGACCGCGGCGACCGCGCCACGCATGATCGGCTGATCGTGGACGCATCGAAGGACCTGCGCGATTGCGACGTCATTGCGCTCGCGCAGTTCAGCATTGCCGCGACCGCGCCGCTGGTCGCGGAGGCCACCGGCCGCCCCGTCGTCACGACGCCGGACAGCGCGGTCGAGAAACTGATGGTGCTGCTGAAGGCGAAAGCTTAGGCGCCGGGCTTTCCCGGGCGCCGCGCGCCCTTGATCGCCGCCGCGAGCACAGCCTTGGTTTCGCTGACGAAATCCTCGACCAGCTCTTCGCGCGTTGCGTGCGCCGCCTCACCGGTGAACAGGCCCTGCTCGGCCAGCATCACCACGCCGTGCAGCGCCGCCCAGATCTTGAGCGCTTGCCGCTCGCGCAGAAACCCCACCGCCGGCGCTTCCAGCGCCTCGATCACCAGCGCAAACGTCTCGCGCGTGGCCTCGTGCAGCTCGCTGCCCTTGGCGGCGCAGGACACCGTGCGCGAGGCGAACATCAAGCGGTAGATACCGTTGCGGCGCAGGCCGAAATCAAGCGTTGCCTGCGCGAGCCGCGACAGTTTCGACTGCTTCGACGGTTTGGCCATCGCCTCCCGTAGAATCGCACTGAGCTGCCGGAACGCCTCCGCCGTCACCGCTGCGAGCAGCGCCTCGCGATCGGCAAAGTGCCGGTAGGGTGCCGGCTGCGAGACGCCGAGCTGTTTGGCCAGCGCCTTGATGCTGATCGCTTCGGCCCCGCCCTGCTCCGCCTCGCGCAACGCCGCCTTGATCAAGGCGTCGCGGAGATCGCCGTGGTGGTAGGTGTTCTCCGGCTTGCGGGCAAGTTGTGAGCGCATGTTGCGCGCGAGCCTATAAGTTTGCGCTTGACAGGGGAAGCCCGTCGCGAATGTAATATACTATAACTTTAAACAAGCGGCACATGCCGCCGACAAAATCGATCAAGAGGAACGCGCCGCCCTTCGGGGCCCGCGCACACGACCGAGGAAAGCCGCCATGACTGAGCGACTGAGGGTTCACGTCGATCCCGACAAATGCCAGGGCCATGCCCGCTGCAAGGCGCTCGCGCCGGAGCTGTTCGAGCTCGACGAATATGGCAACGCCCACGAGGCCGGGGACGGCATCGTTCCTCCGGGGCTTGAAGACAAGGCCTGGCTTGCCAAATCGAACTGTCCGGAAATCGCAATCGAAGTGATCGAGGAATAGCGCGGCCTCTGCCGCTTGCGTGCCATTAGCGAACACGAGCCCCAAAAGAGATTCA includes:
- a CDS encoding amino acid ABC transporter substrate-binding protein gives rise to the protein MMRKVVIAAGVFAASTVAASAATLDTVKSRGTLVCGVSAGFAGFSAPDSQGNYKGLDVDYCRALAAGVLGDATKVKYVSLTAQNRFTALQSGEIDVLYRNSTQTYLRGVTLGLRQGPVNFYDGQGFVVKKDLGVKEIKDLKGATVCVAQGTTHEVTLGDYGRANGIDWKPLVFDRIDTMYQTFFGGRCDAMTQDASALAGAVTTAAPNAADYVVLPQTISKEPLGPFTRNGDEVWSDIITWLHYGLIEAEELGVTQANVDEMAKSQTPAIQRLLGASGDLGSRLGLDNKWLVTAIKATGNYGEIFERNVGKASPLKLERGLNGLWSKGGLMYAVPFK
- a CDS encoding TetR/AcrR family transcriptional regulator encodes the protein MRSQLARKPENTYHHGDLRDALIKAALREAEQGGAEAISIKALAKQLGVSQPAPYRHFADREALLAAVTAEAFRQLSAILREAMAKPSKQSKLSRLAQATLDFGLRRNGIYRLMFASRTVSCAAKGSELHEATRETFALVIEALEAPAVGFLRERQALKIWAALHGVVMLAEQGLFTGEAAHATREELVEDFVSETKAVLAAAIKGARRPGKPGA
- a CDS encoding ferredoxin, coding for MTERLRVHVDPDKCQGHARCKALAPELFELDEYGNAHEAGDGIVPPGLEDKAWLAKSNCPEIAIEVIEE
- a CDS encoding aspartate/glutamate racemase family protein; the protein is MRIALIHALKHSIAPIEAAFATAWPEARLMNLLDDSLSADLARDGALNDAMTERFLALGDYAAATGADGILFTCSAFGPCIEAVARRHTPMPVLKPNEAMIERAVTMGKRIGLLSTFPPTLASMPPEFPASVQIVPKLAEGALAALDRGDRATHDRLIVDASKDLRDCDVIALAQFSIAATAPLVAEATGRPVVTTPDSAVEKLMVLLKAKA